CCCGCGGTCCAAGGGCATGATCACCGACGACATGGACAAGCGCGTGCGCCGCCGGCGGCGGATGCTCTTCCTTGTCGATCCCAACCGTCGCTCCGGCTCGATCGCCAACTACGAAAACCCCGTCATGATGAAGGAATTCCGCACGCGCACCTTCGGGCGCGCCCACTGGATGATCCGCATCGTCGGCTCGTGCCTGATCGTCAGTCTGGCGCTGATGCTCGTCGCCACGATGGGCACGATGTGGGTCCAGACAAGCTACATGGGCGGCGTGCTGGTGATCTTCCAGATGGGACTGATCGTGCTGGTGACGCCGGCGCTTTCGGCGGCGGTGATCAGCAGCGAGCTGGAGAGCGGCGGATGGGTCCTGCTTCAGATGACGCCCCTTCGCGCGCGGCAGATCGTCGTGGGCAAGCTCTTGAGCGTGGCGTGGACGTTGACGCTCATCCTGCTGGCGACGCTGCCGGGGTACGCGGTGCTGCTCGTCATCGACGAAGGGCGCAAGGGGCAGGTGCAGGAGGTGCTCATCAGTCTCACGCTCACCTCGCTGTTCTGCCTGCTGGTCGGCGCGGCCTGCTCGGGGCTTTTCCGCAAGACGACCGCGGCGACGACGACGGCGTACCTGATCGTGGTGAGTCTGTGCGTCGTGACGCTGCTTCCCTGGCTCGGTGAAGGCACGCTTTTCGGGCGCGACTTCGTCGAGGCGGCGCTGACGCTCAATCCGCTTGCGGCGGGGCTGGCGGCGATGCACATGCCGGGCATGGATCAGTACAACCTCACGCCGATCAACTGGTACTTTCTGGGCATCGGCAGCGCGATCGCCGCGGCGCTGTTGTGGATTCGCACATGGGAGCTGACCAAACCACGATGAGCATCACACGCATTTCAATTAAGGCCTCTGCATCGCCTCTCCCTCCGGGAGAGGTCGGCCCGAAGGGCCGGGTGAGGGTGCGTCCGATGACTGACGGCGTTCGATGCGGAGCGCGCCTTCATTCGGGGCCACCCTCACCCCGGCCCTCTCCCGGAGGGAGAGGGGGTTTTTCGAAACTTTTCATCCCGATGTTCGCACCTGGCCTGATCGCGCTGTCGATCGGGGCGGCGTGTCTGGCCGGTCCGATGGAACAGGAGCATCTTTACGATGTGCCCGAGCCGACGCAGGTCACCGATGCGCGGCTCGGGCCGTTGATGAAGCTCGCGCTGGATCAGCCGGACGATCTGACGAAGCTCGAAGCGATGTCCGAAGTCGCGCGCTACAAGTTCACGGGGCTGGCGCCGCGCCTTGTCG
The nucleotide sequence above comes from Planctomycetota bacterium. Encoded proteins:
- a CDS encoding ABC transporter permease subunit, with translation MTNPIIQRELISVLRQPRAWAIQLIFAAALCLLVLTVWPDSATVNLGGRQAQQLLSVFVYGLLVGLILMAPAFPAMAIVRERQQGTLTLLLTSPLTPTDILLGKISAALGFVALLLILSLPGAAACFVMGGVAIEQLAWVYAVLALVAAQYALLALFISARVKSTDAALRITYGLILVMCVFTLGPNLMLQGKMTGPMAPIGDAAQWLASVSPLPAVMHLVGHESVGSRGLAATDDPVTQYALLAALSIVAFAIGTHMKLRPMVTDRPRSKGMITDDMDKRVRRRRRMLFLVDPNRRSGSIANYENPVMMKEFRTRTFGRAHWMIRIVGSCLIVSLALMLVATMGTMWVQTSYMGGVLVIFQMGLIVLVTPALSAAVISSELESGGWVLLQMTPLRARQIVVGKLLSVAWTLTLILLATLPGYAVLLVIDEGRKGQVQEVLISLTLTSLFCLLVGAACSGLFRKTTAATTTAYLIVVSLCVVTLLPWLGEGTLFGRDFVEAALTLNPLAAGLAAMHMPGMDQYNLTPINWYFLGIGSAIAAALLWIRTWELTKPR